TCAAGATTTCTGCTTGATCTCCTGATGGCAATGTAAGCACCAATGAAACGAAGGTTGATTCCAATGATTGCCACAGCTCACCATCCACTTTAAGTTCCAAAGTGTCGTCACCACTGGATGTGGTGGAATCTATGGCAGGTTTGGCAACTCTTACAAATGGAAGCCAGACCTTGACTGCATGCAGCCTCTTTGATGCTGGTAAAATGACATTTCCATATGCGATTGACTCTAAAACCTTTGCCGCAACTTCAACAATCTTCACTGTCGTCTTGATTGTTTCACTATTTGGTTCTGGATTTGATGGATGAACTATCTTCACAACTTTATCTGATGCATCCATCCAACAAATAACCAAATCCCTCATTATCTCTAACTTTGTCAATATCTGACAGGCCCATGATAAATCGGATAGATAGAACTGAAGTATATGCAGTGCCTCAGGGGCCAGTTCCGATGACTCGCAAAACAAAGATTCTAGCAGGCTGTTAAATCTCGCAAAGAGTCTACTCATGCACTGTTTTACCTCAGATCTTATCTCATCATCAGCTTTTAGTAGaggttcatcatcatcttcagtAAGCATGTACTCAAGTTGCTCTTGAGCTGAAGTTTTAAGATCGTTCATATCTTGAGGAGGTGATGATGTGGCTAGTTGAATAGCTGAACGAAAAATCCTCATAATAGCTGATGGATTGACAGGTTCGAGGCGGGAGAGAATTGGCAATACTTGTGATCCCATGCCTGGTATGGTTTTAagaatctcctcctcctcagtctcTTCCCATGGgactgcttccaagtagttaaCACAAGCAGTGATGATCTGTAGGCACTCAAGCTCCACGGCCACACGAAGAATGCCAAGTGCATTCCTAACCCCATGCCAAATATCATCCCTTGAGCTTTCTTCAACATAAAATAGGCGTAGAACATTGACATGGGAGTCAAAATCTGATTCTTGACAGTATACCTCAACGCAGTTGCGGGAATCAAGGATCTGACACGTTGGCCATTTCTCAGAGAGACGATCTGCAAAATATTTGCTCTTCTCTATAAGAATGTGAGAATGACAGTACAACCAATCATCTCGACCATCACTTGTCCGCAACCTCACAACAGTGTCGCTGCTTGACCGATCACCAAAATGGCAAGGAGCCTTTTCTTCATTAACCTGAGCTACAGGAAACCCAGCAGTCAAAGCTTGACGGATGAAAGTCAACTTCACTATAGTTTCCTCTTAGAGAATGAATAATGTCCTCATTTTACTATCTTCATACAGTGCCACTATCAGCATATTGATTCACAATATTTGTGCCATTAAGCATCATTTACAAGCAGCCCATTGCATGGCAAAGTATCTACAGAAGAGCTAACAAAATCCATTCACCCAATAGTAGCTACAAGCATAAAAATATTGTAAA
The window above is part of the Eucalyptus grandis isolate ANBG69807.140 chromosome 6, ASM1654582v1, whole genome shotgun sequence genome. Proteins encoded here:
- the LOC120294933 gene encoding BTB/POZ domain-containing protein At3g05675-like isoform X2, yielding MESTVNEEKAPCHFGDRSSSDTVVRLRTSDGRDDWLYCHSHILIEKSKYFADRLSEKWPTCQILDSRNCVEVYCQESDFDSHVNVLRLFYVEESSRDDIWHGVRNALGILRVAVELECLQIITACVNYLEAVPWEETEEEEILKTIPGMGSQVLPILSRLEPVNPSAIMRIFRSAIQLATSSPPQDMNDLKTSAQEQLEYMLTEDDDEPLLKADDEIRSEVKQCMSRLFARFNSLLESLFCESSELAPEALHILQFYLSDLSWACQILTKLEIMRDLVICWMDASDKVVKIVHPSNPEPNSETIKTTVKIVEVAAKVLESIAYGNVILPASKRLHAVKVWLPFVRVAKPAIDSTTSSGDDTLELKVDGELWQSLESTFVSLVLTLPSGDQAEILTEWLGNNYIRYPDLTEAFEVWCYRSKVAKRRLAILDGNHGGSSTP
- the LOC120294933 gene encoding BTB/POZ domain-containing protein At3g05675-like isoform X1; protein product: MSLAHRAANEVNEEKAPCHFGDRSSSDTVVRLRTSDGRDDWLYCHSHILIEKSKYFADRLSEKWPTCQILDSRNCVEVYCQESDFDSHVNVLRLFYVEESSRDDIWHGVRNALGILRVAVELECLQIITACVNYLEAVPWEETEEEEILKTIPGMGSQVLPILSRLEPVNPSAIMRIFRSAIQLATSSPPQDMNDLKTSAQEQLEYMLTEDDDEPLLKADDEIRSEVKQCMSRLFARFNSLLESLFCESSELAPEALHILQFYLSDLSWACQILTKLEIMRDLVICWMDASDKVVKIVHPSNPEPNSETIKTTVKIVEVAAKVLESIAYGNVILPASKRLHAVKVWLPFVRVAKPAIDSTTSSGDDTLELKVDGELWQSLESTFVSLVLTLPSGDQAEILTEWLGNNYIRYPDLTEAFEVWCYRSKVAKRRLAILDGNHGGSSTP